TCAGACctaaaacctttctgttcagTAAAGCGTATAGTTAGCTTTAAACATAGTGTGTTGGGcatagatacagtcacttgttgataTGGCTTCAGCCACGGGTATCCTGTCCTTGATGCTGCCCATTCTTGTTTTAATTACTGTTAAATTATgactatttattaactgacgACATATATATCCACAATAAAATGTACaatcctctgtctccctctttatctcctctctctccttcatcctttctgtcctgtctccctcttcttctctcctcctctacccggcagACTGTCATCAGGGTCCTGTTcaatgtttcttcctgtttaaagggagtttttttcttgccactgttgttcttaagggggttcaggctcagGGTCTCtgttaagtgctgtgtgtgtgtgtgtgtgcatgggttaCAAGGGGGCAGGGCTGAAATGGAGAGTTTAAAGAATGTGATGAAATAGTTTGAGGAAGAGGaaccaaaagacacattttcttGTTGTTCCCCCCCAAAAGTGACACccctgtgtgcatttgtgtttccCTTGTGAGATCCAAGAAAAGTGGAGAAAGAAGGTTGGGAGGCACAGGAAGCAGTTTAATACAGAACTTAATATGAAACTTGAAtatgaaacatgttttttcatggTTGGTGTTTGAAGATGAAACGTTTCCCTTTTTGTGTGGATTAACTGCAGCAGGAACATAATCTCTGTGTCATCATTGTCCACATTCTCCACATACCTACAGACCTCATGCATAGCTCAGTTGTTTAAATTTAACCAGATACACACTTGAAGTGATTAAGTGTGTTTAAAGACTCCACTTCTCCTTGAGGTGAAATGAGGAAGTAAATAACACAAAAAGGAAGTATAAACTACCAATGGGTTTATTGAAAAATCTGTCTGCACAAATTAATACTTGTTAACAGTAGCTTAGCAATAGCACTGCACACTGCTTTGCAGACTGCTGCATGCATGCATTCACCCAGGACACTGAATAATCATCCAAATCAACACAGAAACTGAAAACTAGTCAAGAgctttaataaatctttctcagaAAGAAACAGGTGACCATCATCAAATGATGACATACTAAAAAACTGAAGTATGATTATCTGACAAATGGCAACCCAAACCTTTACACTCAGGTGACAACATACAACATGATCAGCACATCCATGTGAATTTACATCTTAACATTACAATGCACATTTTTCTTCCTACTTACATAGACTCCCCAAAAGCATGTCAAAGTCAATCAGAGACCTCATCAGACATCACATTTATCAGTCACTCAGTCACCATCATTCAGAACCTGTGTGACTGTGGTCTTACATACTATAGCATACATGAATATCAAACTAACAGCTGATGAGCTTTTTTGCTTTCCTCCAGGTGATTTAAATTCAGGTTGCCTGTAGAAACAATGTTTTTGTTGAGAAATATAAATTGAGCCCTCTTTACATCTAAGCATCAGTGTTAAGTCAGAAACACCAAATAAagcaacataaaacacacagaacagctgACATTAAAGTGAAGGAAGAGGCCATTCAGGCCATTTACTGGGTTTCCTCAAATACTGTGTGTGGCTCTATTGCTTTAGTGGTCTCATGAGTTACACTTGGAtttaaaaagttacatttacagTAGATTTACAGTAAAGTACAACATGTATGCATGTACATTTGAATGAGCACCTGTAACAATGCGTTTTAGAAAATATATTCACTCACaagaaattaaaataaacacactcgTAACACTTCATCTGGTCACAAAAGTTATTATCAACAGTGATTTTTTCCCCCTAGTTTAAATGACACAAACAGGCATAGCTTAAAAGCCAAGAGACATTTGATCagtgaattaaaaaatattaaaacatcTAATATCAGATGGAAAATATGTACAAACTACAAACTGATCTACAAATCCTTACATAGGATATGAATATAATAAATGTACTCCTCCATACAGAACATATTACTGTGGTACATAGTTcattacaaaactaaaaaaatcttTATATGAGCATAAAAAAGAATTGCATTGATGAGCATTAGTCTTTAAAGTAATGAGTGATTTACACATTACATTCTAGCATATCACTACTGTAGAGTTCCTATAAAGGAATAACACAGATGGAAGTTAGTTGCATTGAGCTGCATTTCTCCTAAATAAACATTGTGCCATAGTTACATGTTTCACAGTAGCACGGTCACACACATGTAGCTGGACCTGCAAAAGAGTTTGGCACAGAATGAGTCTGGATGCAGAATCTGTGCTGTTTTGCATGTTCTGTGTAGAAAatatttgtcattatttggtGCATATACTGCAGTGGATAAAATATATACTTTAGGTAAAACGCTGCTCCAACAGGGTCTGAAAAACTAAAGATAATTTTTAAGCAATGTTTTGTTAATTATAATTTAACTACAAGTGTAAGTAAGAAGTGAGCTGGGCCAGGATAAATAACAATGATCAGTTAAAAGATTATCTAACAGAGTTAAAGGGATATTATGctttttctgctgtgttgtgtctgtatgtatgtgtttgtgagtCAGTGCACTTGTGAATTTTGTGATGTCTGTGACCCTGTTTTGCTTGTCAGGGGATTTTTCTGTCTTATTTTTCAGTGCACTGTAACATCTCTTATTTGTGCTGTCTTCtatatctttcttttttccactaCTGTTCTTGTTCTCTTTGCTGAACGACAGCGCACTGATTTGTTTATGTGAAACATTGGGAACATTCATATCCTGCGAGTCAGTAGTTGTATCATGTCGTTATTGATTCTACAGTAATAATCACTCTTGGACTGAGCTGCCAGCTTCATGATGAATCACAAAACCAGTGACCACAGCCTGATGTGGAGAAGAGCTGGTATGCAGTGACCCCCTTGTTAGATTTGCAAGAGGTTGTGCgtcttcatcttcttcctgATTGGTGACCTCAGGAAGTTGTTTGTTCCAGTAGATGCACTGGTCAAATCTGTCAGAGTCCGCTTCTTCATTTTGCACCACGACTGGGAAGACATGGTCGACCATTTCACACAAACGGCCAAAGCTGCAGAcgaaaaagacagacacacaagcatcagtgtttatgtgtgttcacAGACAGCGTACACTGCATGGGTAAAGTCAGAGAACAGAGATCAGCTTACGAAGAAATGTTGGTTTTGGCATGCTCCTGTGTCAGTTCCCCCTTTGGGTTGACAGTGAATATCCTGTTCAGAGGAACACCCACCTCCTTATAGGAATACACATCCTGAAATCACATATACACAAATTAGGATCCAAAAAAAGATCACAATTATTTCTTATCACAATTATAAGAAATAAGAATTATAGTCTACTACATAATAGCTGCCCAACACCATGTTAGAACATTTTTCTTCActgtaatctgtgtgtttgtattctcACAGTAGCTCTGTTGCCAAAAGCAGCGTAGAAAGGTTCAGTGTTTGGGTAGAAAAGGTGCTTGATGTCGGATAGACACTCAATCTTAAACTTCTCTGGTTTCTTCTCAATCACTTCCCTtcacaacataaaaacattgaaCAGATTGTTATTACtattattcatgttttatttaatgacagttttgaGGAGGTGTCTCACCTGTGTAAAGCAGAAAAAAGACTGCTGGGACTGAGCAGCACTGGGCCCATTGGCAGCATGGTGCCCCTCTCATTGACCCAGTGCAGGTAGCCTCGTGTCATATCAGCCATGCCGATGGCTCTTGCTGAGCAGTACATGAATTTATATCCATTCCTGTGTCAGAGAAGGAGCGGTTAGATGCTGTATTTAATTAAACCGAAGTATGCAGTGAGCTGAATTTATAGCAGTACTCACAGACTGACTCGGTGGTAGAGCCGTGCAATACCCTGATGAGTCCAGTCTTTACCCAGTGTGGGGAGGATGTGCCCCAGGGTGTCAGACCTAAATCAACAACATCCCACAATTAATGCAGATGTTTTTAAATTCCAAAAGTTACATGGTGATTAACACCAAGCCTCAAGTCTGACATCTGCTGGAGATCAGCTGAAACTGCAGCAAAAGGCTGAcctgcctctgtctctcacctgGTGATGGTTCCATCTATGTCAGAGATAACTATTTTGTCATCCCAGCTCCAAAGATAGATTGTGCCATGGCAGCGACAGGTGCCCTGATACTGGGTGGTGACACTGAACACCACATCATTAGGCCCGTctttcagctgcaggctggcctgttgacacacacaagcacagcaaTAAAAAGGTTTTCTTGAAGTTACTGTATATACTTTGCATTTTGCGCACAGGATTCATTACATGAAGCTAAACTGTACCAGCTGCTCTGGGGTGAGCCGAAGAGTCTTTTTATAACAGATGTTGCCGGAGCTGACAAGGGGCTCAGCCTGACAGGATCCTGGCACCTGATTAGATGATCTGTGGTCTTCATCACTAGAGGATGATTCATCCTTCGGCctggaaacacagcagcacaccaaAAAAGTTCATTTGGTGCTTGAACAATAGACGTatgagacaaacacagagatggGACAACTGGTCACCTGTTCACTGAGCTCATCGTGACTGAACTCTCTCCACTGTCTCCTCCTGCCTCTGTCACTGATTCCTTAAGTgcacaaaggtcaaaggtcagaaatgGCTTTCCCTTTGTACCCTCTGTCACTCTCCACTGTCAGTTATGTGTGAAGAACTTACAGACTTGGAGTCACTGTTCCTGCTTCTCCATGAGAACCACCAGCGGCCTCCTTTCTTTGGCATCTTCTCCTTCATGATGTTCTCCACTGAGGCCTGGAGAAAACCATGCACATCAACTCAACACTGACTGAAGATgtaaatcaaaacaaatgaaactcAAAGCACCAAAAAATAAACCACACAAACGGtaaagtaaaacacaacaaacacttcTGACCACACGCAGTCAGAGGTGAAGACATGATGGCATGAGAGCAAAGTGAAGCTGGGAAAGAAGTGACTTTTGGAGATTATGGTTGCAGTGACCTTAACAAATACATGAGGAAGACAGCAACTATGGCAACAATTAAGGCAAATGTTGAGAAACAGGCAGGCAAAGACATGCTCTAATTAACACTCAAGCAAAACCAGAAAACATCATACAGGCTGGGAGGCGCTGGAGCCAAACAGACCAGGAAGGCAGTATGAGAAGAGCCCGAAAACAGAAAACACGTAACTCAAACACCAACACTTGGTAAACAACAGTGGGTGGATGGTGCAAGAAGAaacatgtgtaaataaaaggaaaCAATAAAGACGGGGGGATAAAGACATTATTTAAGTGTTAGGACAGTAgatttaaaacaatattttcacTGTGATATACATGGAGTAGCAGCTTTCATATGAGCTTTGTGTTCATAAATTACCAATTTCAATTGTGGCCACTTTTGTATGTATACATTTGAGTAAATGTGAAAGattaaaaacaatttaatttaaaagtttATTTATGATAGCCAGACAAGggagtgaacacacacattagctCTTATGACATAATGAGAGGATGCtggcaaaaaacaacacagaaccaAAGTGAAACATCAGATTAAtagcagcaggtgaaaacaagaTGCAGGTCtagcaaaacacaaaaagtctAACAAATAATATTAACTGTGCAACATAAGTCATTCTaaaatatcagaatcagaaatactttattaatcccaggcgGAAATGTGTAATTATAACGTGTAACCTCTGCAACAATTTACTTTATAATCCAGATTTTTCTCACAAAACTTGAAGTCAGTTTCTACACAGTTTGATAAAAGGTAGAAAAAGTAAATAGTTGTAGTAGTCTTACCTGTGGCAGGGGCTTCTGGTAGACCTGCATAGCCAACATGACTGGAGCTGCTGTGTTCCAGTTGTAGTACCTGCAACAGATGACAGAGAAAGATGCACACATGTCCACGCAGACACCTATCAACAAAACTCAACTCATGTATTTGACCCCTAAAGAGGACTTGTGAGGTGATAGCCTGACATTTCACTCAATGTTTACTTTAGGTAAGAACTTCAATACCACTTTCACAATGTTAGCCAATTCTTTTTAAGACTACAGAACAGCATGGAATCATCCTCATGATAATTCACAGTATGTAAAAACTTTACCGTACTTTGAAAAGATATTAATCTGATATTGCGgccaaaaatgaaaatgttgaaTAAAGTAGCACGTACTTGTTTCCTATCTTGACCACCAGGTTAGGATCATCGATGATGGAAGGGTTTTCAGAGAACTGCTGGTATGAAACTGCCCTCTCAAAGAACTGCTCTGTAGCATGAAacccaaacaaagacaaatgtaATACATACAGATGGAAAGCACACACAGATTGAAACATTAGacatgcatttgtgtttttttattcttcacagTTACTGTGGCATATGTCTGCCATTACTTGTCAGCGTCTTACTAGAAGTTCATTTGTCATCCACTGTCTGCATTGTACCTTTTGTGATCTCCTTGTTGTCAGTAAGTCCTCCACACAAAGAGATGGCAACATGAGGCAGGTTGGCTATTTGATCCGGCAAACTATCCACGCCACTGTCTATCCCActgctgctgactgactgtGGGGACTGATTAGCGCTCCTCACTCCCATCATCAGCTCAGAGTCTCCCTTCATTGAGCTGCTGCCTCCGTCACTGACGAGAGAGAAACAGATACATAAATGTCACATATATACAAATAATATCATAGTAAAGATTAAAGTAGTGTCAATGATGTTATGGTGCAGTAAAGAAATTCTATTGATCCATAGTGAGTTGTTCAGGTCATCAGAGGTTGTCTTACTACCTAAGAATAACCTGTAATAtgttatgtgtgtatatgtgtgctaACAAACCTTTTAGGAAAGTAGAGAGCAGCTACTTCAGGCTCCAGCTCTGTAATGTCATCCAGGTATATGCCATCAGTACCAAGGTGCTGGCTTCTTTTTTCTGAGTAACAAAATCACGCTTcatcagcagaaaaaacatctgTCATGATGGATAaaggtgctttaaaaaaaaaaaaaagaagtaccCTTTTTCTTAGATGGTGAGTCTGTCCTCCTGATGGGACTTCCGCTATTTCTGCCTTCATCCAAATGATCAGGGAGAATCCTTGGAGATGCTGAGCACAGTGTTATACTCTCCATCTCTGCACATGATGGCCCAACATTTTCCACTTCTCtccctaagaaaaaaaaagcatgtcacaTCTCAATTATTCAGAAGTCATGTTTGCAGTATGTGGATTCTTACAAAactaccactagatggcaccagAGTGCCGTGTTCTTATTTATCATAGATATGGGATAGCACCACAAGAAACTTATATAGTTGTGCAACTGCAGAACTTTTGCCACAATTAGCCACAGTTAGGTCAGTGTAGACGTAATAACCTTGCTCTCCTTCAGACCTATCCCCAGTCTGAATGGTTAGTCCAACCCTGGTTCCACTGTTTTCTTCAGAGTCCTTGTCCCCATCATGAGCAGTGGTGTCCTCAGGCTGGGGGGTGTCACTGATGGCTCTGAAGTGAGTGCTAGCAGACACTGGGATGGACACTGATGTAGTAGATTCCTGCTTCTGATGGGACATCAGGAAGGATGGCTgtgaaagacagacacagagttaCATTTTGGACTtaaagcctgtttttttttcaagtctTCCCCTTTATTATCTCTATCACTATCCATCTCTAttatctctctttgtttttatatttagaaATGgcatgttgtatgtgtgtgtgtgtgtgtgtgtggataccTGGGCAGCCTGTGGAAGCTCCCCCCATGTCCACATGATCTCAGGATTGTCCTTAGCCTGACTGGTTAGCTCTGAGTCACTCTTAGGTGTTGATGAGCGTGAATCATCAGGGCTGCTGGAAAAGTGAAATGAGACCTAGATCAATATTAAGTTTTTCCCCATGCACAACAAATTTAGTTATTAGAACAATCATTAAGATTCCAGCAAATctctgtaaaaacatttttacattttcattcattAATGCATTTTCAAAAAGTGCAATTGAAGGTGATACCTAACAAAGGAAGAGAAGTGAGACGTCTGCTGAGGACAAGAGATCGACAGACCACAGGGTGGTGGGATGGAGAGAGTGTCCTTAAACATGTTACTAAACGAAGATAAAAAGAGACAGATAGAAAATAGAGGcagtgattattatttatttattgtgaggacagaaaataaaaaagtatttatttaaaaagtctaaatgtgtgtgatttAATACCTCTGTGAACGAGCCCAGTCTGTGCTGACTGTAGACCTCTGATCACCATACACTGATCTGATCACAAATACACATTCAGATGTTagtcatatgcacacacacattattattcACAATAATAGCAGACACcacacaatgtaaacacagtgtCTCTGCAAGTGCCCATTTGTGCTCATAAATGGTCTGTTTATCTCATCcctactttaaaaataaaacatttgtagCCACACACCACAATCCAGTCAAGAAAATATGTTTATTAATGCAGAAGCAGACACATTCTGTCATGTCTTCAAGGGTTTCAGGAATTTTTCCGGCCCACCATGCGGTAAACCCTACTAAAAAAGGCTTGGAGCCCCTGCAGTAAAGACGGCCCTGTGAGCCATTTTTTCAGTGTGACTGGGAGCACTGTGGGAACAGGACAAATCCCTGGCATGTCTCCAATAACAGAGCTGGTTTTCAAAaggacttcacacacacataaacacaaacatgcacgtACTTGTAGACTCACACATTAAATTGTCACTCTAAATTGttttcaagtaatacatgttcCATTCAAATGATTCTACTCAAAGAGACAGAAACTACTTAGATGACTGCTGTCCTGTATCACTGGTTTCTGTGGTTTTTTAATTCCCTTTGAATTAGTCAGAGGAAAGTATTGTAAAGGTACTTGCAGGTGGTACAATTTGCATTTAATATCTGATCGAAGGgctttaaaggaccagtgtgtatgtcacgacctggtgtttatttatggttttgcttttccttgttttgggtttttagtttgatctgtgtttagttattgttattttcctgtagtcctggtgtttccctggtttgtgtttagttgtctagtcttgtcttgtgtttcctgttttactttggtagtcctgtcctccctgtgtattgtcttgagttttgcttcctgtgttttccctccttgttgattaccagccctgccctcatgtgtgtcacctgtgcctcgttgtctaccctgctccctgtgtatatagtctttgtcttccctgcactctctgccagtttgtcttgtcgtcacccaaggggattgtgttttgtcttgtcttcGTCTCTGCCACCATGCTACAGCCACTTGACCAGgttatgccatgccatgccatgccttttgTTTGCCAAGCTTTGATTTAGGTTTGCTTTTGCCCTGTAGTGGCTTTTCCACGTTAGGTGTGAATTTTAGTTTAGTTAACTTTTGCCTTGCCTTTTGAaccacgcaaagtgtgatttttagtttgttttgtttgccctcctggccttaaataaaagactctttgGATCTTAaccgctctgctctctgcaactgtgtcctcatctACCACAACTCCTGACAGTGTAGACCTTAGAGATATCTACCTGTGTCTTCACCAATCCTGCTTTCCAGGAATCTAATACTTGAACCAGAAGACAAAGCCCGTCTCTAGTGTTGGTCCATTCATTTTGCATTTTGGACCAAAATGGCTGATACAgaaaagtctctctctctctctctctctctttcccagaCAATCACACACTTtctgctgtacacacacacacctgttgccGTCACCCTCTTCATCTGAGCTCAAGTCAATAGTAAACATATCCTCATCCTCTGAGAAATCTTCtccactctcctctctcctccctcccgctcctcctccacctccctctggccgtgccttcctcctcctcttccttctcttcttgGTCATACCTCCATCACTTTGTTGTAGCGCCAGGCTCTGGACTGGAAGTGAGCCGCAAGTGTCTATGGCAAACTCATTTTATCAATTTTATTTATCTATGTatgattttattgatttatgtaTCTATTCATTATTCAGCATAGCTTACCGTGGTGTCGAGAACTGCCCAGCTGGGACTCCATTAACTCCTCCCCATTTGACAAAATGGGTGAAGTTGCAAGGTAGGGAGGAACTACTTCCTGTTGACAGGGAAAGATGATCATATGAGATGTTTAATTCTACCAAATATCATTAATAATGTCTTAATTTAGCTAAGATAAACATCATCCTTCCTGATTTGTCCCCTCTCTAGACTGTCCCCTGGTAAATATGCAGACATTGATAATTTATAGGTGAGCACTAGGTCTGTGTTATACAAATCCAGGTGTTACCATGATTAGCACTCTACAGGCTGGTGAGTAGTACCTTTGTGGTTTTGCAAAAGTCATTTGAATCTGTTCTCTGAAATTATGATGTCCAAACATGGATATTCAAAATGCAGGTCTACATAATCTGATGAAAAATCCAGCTCAGATTAGCAAAATCACACAGATTTGCTCATCAGAGATGCACCGATAAAGAGATGATTTAAGCAGCGCAGACTAACACATGTTTTACAGTGCACGTGTCCTAACACAGTCCAGCACAGACGCATTTATTTGGATGGAAGAGGAAAAGGGACTTAGAATGTGTGCAAGCTCACAGCACATCTGCTCGGAGCTCCGCTGGGAGCATCCACCCCAAAACATACGTGAATTCTGTCAGACAGATCATCCTAACTCACACAGCAGATAAGCAATAAAGAGTGTGGTCATATGCTGCCAAAACCTGATGGCATGATGTCATGTAATGTAGATTATTAGATGAAATCACTGGGGGGAAGCTTTTTCATCTTTTATAATTGAAGATGTGGTGTTATGTGGGTATATTTAGTAGGAAGACATGCGGACAAGTATATTTATGTTTTCCCCTGTATGGCACA
This portion of the Parambassis ranga chromosome 3, fParRan2.1, whole genome shotgun sequence genome encodes:
- the lpin1a gene encoding phosphatidate phosphatase LPIN1 isoform X2, which gives rise to MLQQGAMTDTEEQDSSSHSEDDSPTDSWSWLQTMNYVGQLAGQVFVQVKELYRGLNPATLSGCIDVIVVRQPDGSLQCSPFHVRFGKMGVLRSREKVVDIEINGEPVSLHMKLGENGEAFFVKETENKLEVVPPYLATSPILSNGEELMESQLGSSRHHDTCGSLPVQSLALQQSDGGMTKKRRKRRRKARPEGGGGGAGGRREESGEDFSEDEDMFTIDLSSDEEGDGNRSVYGDQRSTVSTDWARSQSNMFKDTLSIPPPCGLSISCPQQTSHFSSFVSPDDSRSSTPKSDSELTSQAKDNPEIMWTWGELPQAAQPSFLMSHQKQESTTSVSIPVSASTHFRAISDTPQPEDTTAHDGDKDSEENSGTRVGLTIQTGDRSEGEQGREVENVGPSCAEMESITLCSASPRILPDHLDEGRNSGSPIRRTDSPSKKKEKRSQHLGTDGIYLDDITELEPEVAALYFPKSDGGSSSMKGDSELMMGVRSANQSPQSVSSSGIDSGVDSLPDQIANLPHVAISLCGGLTDNKEITKEQFFERAVSYQQFSENPSIIDDPNLVVKIGNKYYNWNTAAPVMLAMQVYQKPLPQASVENIMKEKMPKKGGRWWFSWRSRNSDSKSESVTEAGGDSGESSVTMSSVNRPKDESSSSDEDHRSSNQVPGSCQAEPLVSSGNICYKKTLRLTPEQLASLQLKDGPNDVVFSVTTQYQGTCRCHGTIYLWSWDDKIVISDIDGTITRSDTLGHILPTLGKDWTHQGIARLYHRVSLNGYKFMYCSARAIGMADMTRGYLHWVNERGTMLPMGPVLLSPSSLFSALHREVIEKKPEKFKIECLSDIKHLFYPNTEPFYAAFGNRATDVYSYKEVGVPLNRIFTVNPKGELTQEHAKTNISSFGRLCEMVDHVFPVVVQNEEADSDRFDQCIYWNKQLPEVTNQEEDEDAQPLANLTRGSLHTSSSPHQAVVTGFVIHHEAGSSVQE
- the lpin1a gene encoding phosphatidate phosphatase LPIN1 isoform X4 → MNYVGQLAGQVFVQVKELYRGLNPATLSGCIDVIVVRQPDGSLQCSPFHVRFGKMGVLRSREKVVDIEINGEPVSLHMKLGENGEAFFVKETENKLEVVPPYLATSPILSNGEELMESQLGSSRHHDTCGSLPVQSLALQQSDGGMTKKRRKRRRKARPEGGGGGAGGRREESGEDFSEDEDMFTIDLSSDEEGDGNRSVYGDQRSTVSTDWARSQSNMFKDTLSIPPPCGLSISCPQQTSHFSSFVSSPDDSRSSTPKSDSELTSQAKDNPEIMWTWGELPQAAQPSFLMSHQKQESTTSVSIPVSASTHFRAISDTPQPEDTTAHDGDKDSEENSGTRVGLTIQTGDRSEGEQGREVENVGPSCAEMESITLCSASPRILPDHLDEGRNSGSPIRRTDSPSKKKEKRSQHLGTDGIYLDDITELEPEVAALYFPKSDGGSSSMKGDSELMMGVRSANQSPQSVSSSGIDSGVDSLPDQIANLPHVAISLCGGLTDNKEITKEQFFERAVSYQQFSENPSIIDDPNLVVKIGNKYYNWNTAAPVMLAMQVYQKPLPQASVENIMKEKMPKKGGRWWFSWRSRNSDSKSESVTEAGGDSGESSVTMSSVNRPKDESSSSDEDHRSSNQVPGSCQAEPLVSSGNICYKKTLRLTPEQLASLQLKDGPNDVVFSVTTQYQGTCRCHGTIYLWSWDDKIVISDIDGTITRSDTLGHILPTLGKDWTHQGIARLYHRVSLNGYKFMYCSARAIGMADMTRGYLHWVNERGTMLPMGPVLLSPSSLFSALHREVIEKKPEKFKIECLSDIKHLFYPNTEPFYAAFGNRATDVYSYKEVGVPLNRIFTVNPKGELTQEHAKTNISSFGRLCEMVDHVFPVVVQNEEADSDRFDQCIYWNKQLPEVTNQEEDEDAQPLANLTRGSLHTSSSPHQAVVTGFVIHHEAGSSVQE
- the lpin1a gene encoding phosphatidate phosphatase LPIN1 isoform X3, translating into MLQQGAMTDTEEQDSSSHSEDDSPTDSWSWLQTMNYVGQLAGQVFVQVKELYRGLNPATLSGCIDVIVVRQPDGSLQCSPFHVRFGKMGVLRSREKVVDIEINGEPVSLHMKLGENGEAFFVKETENKLEVVPPYLATSPILSNGEELMESQLGSSRHHVQSLALQQSDGGMTKKRRKRRRKARPEGGGGGAGGRREESGEDFSEDEDMFTIDLSSDEEGDGNRSVYGDQRSTVSTDWARSQSNMFKDTLSIPPPCGLSISCPQQTSHFSSFVSSPDDSRSSTPKSDSELTSQAKDNPEIMWTWGELPQAAQPSFLMSHQKQESTTSVSIPVSASTHFRAISDTPQPEDTTAHDGDKDSEENSGTRVGLTIQTGDRSEGEQGREVENVGPSCAEMESITLCSASPRILPDHLDEGRNSGSPIRRTDSPSKKKEKRSQHLGTDGIYLDDITELEPEVAALYFPKSDGGSSSMKGDSELMMGVRSANQSPQSVSSSGIDSGVDSLPDQIANLPHVAISLCGGLTDNKEITKEQFFERAVSYQQFSENPSIIDDPNLVVKIGNKYYNWNTAAPVMLAMQVYQKPLPQASVENIMKEKMPKKGGRWWFSWRSRNSDSKSESVTEAGGDSGESSVTMSSVNRPKDESSSSDEDHRSSNQVPGSCQAEPLVSSGNICYKKTLRLTPEQLASLQLKDGPNDVVFSVTTQYQGTCRCHGTIYLWSWDDKIVISDIDGTITRSDTLGHILPTLGKDWTHQGIARLYHRVSLNGYKFMYCSARAIGMADMTRGYLHWVNERGTMLPMGPVLLSPSSLFSALHREVIEKKPEKFKIECLSDIKHLFYPNTEPFYAAFGNRATDVYSYKEVGVPLNRIFTVNPKGELTQEHAKTNISSFGRLCEMVDHVFPVVVQNEEADSDRFDQCIYWNKQLPEVTNQEEDEDAQPLANLTRGSLHTSSSPHQAVVTGFVIHHEAGSSVQE
- the lpin1a gene encoding phosphatidate phosphatase LPIN1 isoform X1, which produces MLQQGAMTDTEEQDSSSHSEDDSPTDSWSWLQTMNYVGQLAGQVFVQVKELYRGLNPATLSGCIDVIVVRQPDGSLQCSPFHVRFGKMGVLRSREKVVDIEINGEPVSLHMKLGENGEAFFVKETENKLEVVPPYLATSPILSNGEELMESQLGSSRHHDTCGSLPVQSLALQQSDGGMTKKRRKRRRKARPEGGGGGAGGRREESGEDFSEDEDMFTIDLSSDEEGDGNRSVYGDQRSTVSTDWARSQSNMFKDTLSIPPPCGLSISCPQQTSHFSSFVSSPDDSRSSTPKSDSELTSQAKDNPEIMWTWGELPQAAQPSFLMSHQKQESTTSVSIPVSASTHFRAISDTPQPEDTTAHDGDKDSEENSGTRVGLTIQTGDRSEGEQGREVENVGPSCAEMESITLCSASPRILPDHLDEGRNSGSPIRRTDSPSKKKEKRSQHLGTDGIYLDDITELEPEVAALYFPKSDGGSSSMKGDSELMMGVRSANQSPQSVSSSGIDSGVDSLPDQIANLPHVAISLCGGLTDNKEITKEQFFERAVSYQQFSENPSIIDDPNLVVKIGNKYYNWNTAAPVMLAMQVYQKPLPQASVENIMKEKMPKKGGRWWFSWRSRNSDSKSESVTEAGGDSGESSVTMSSVNRPKDESSSSDEDHRSSNQVPGSCQAEPLVSSGNICYKKTLRLTPEQLASLQLKDGPNDVVFSVTTQYQGTCRCHGTIYLWSWDDKIVISDIDGTITRSDTLGHILPTLGKDWTHQGIARLYHRVSLNGYKFMYCSARAIGMADMTRGYLHWVNERGTMLPMGPVLLSPSSLFSALHREVIEKKPEKFKIECLSDIKHLFYPNTEPFYAAFGNRATDVYSYKEVGVPLNRIFTVNPKGELTQEHAKTNISSFGRLCEMVDHVFPVVVQNEEADSDRFDQCIYWNKQLPEVTNQEEDEDAQPLANLTRGSLHTSSSPHQAVVTGFVIHHEAGSSVQE